In one Brassica oleracea var. oleracea cultivar TO1000 chromosome C9, BOL, whole genome shotgun sequence genomic region, the following are encoded:
- the LOC106316583 gene encoding cytochrome P450 71B17-like, whose amino-acid sequence MAISLLCLFLITIASLIFVGKKIKRCKWNLPPSPPQFPIIGNLHQVGELPHRSLQRLAERTGHVMLVHLGLSPVTVVSSKEAAEEVLRTHDLDCCTRPNLAGPRLISRGYKDIGFTQYSEEWKERRKFLVRELFSLKKVQSSRYIREEECNFMAKKLFESAVDRSTVDLSKTLYWLTASIFFKLAFGHSFHESKFVDQEKIDELVFEAETALASFTCSDFFPVAGVGWLVDLLSGQHKRLKNVFFKLDAMFQHMIDDHLSPERSSKYHDDIIVSMLDVIHTQEKDDSLKLTVDHMKGVLTNIFLGGIDTGAVTMIWTMTELARNMEVMKKVQGEIRDRFGNSKERITEEDIGKVPYLYLVIMETFRLHPALPLLLPRETMAHIKVQGYDIPPKRRILVNAWAIARDPKIWKNPEEFNPERFIDNPVGYRGQNFEFLPFGSGRRMCPGITMGMATVELGLLNLLYFFDWKLPDGMTERDIDIEEAGTLTVVKKVPLKLVPVLSSLVTPNSSFRK is encoded by the exons ATGGCAATCTCTTTGCTCTGTCTTTTCCTCATCACCATTGCTTCCTTAATCTTTGTCGGAAAGAAGATCAAACGCTGTAAATGGAATCTTCCTCCAAGCCCTCCACAGTTTCCGATAATCGGAAACTTACACCAAGTTGGGGAGTTGCCTCACAGGTCACTCCAACGCCTAGCCGAAAGAACAGGACATGTCATGCTTGTTCACTTAGGGTTGTCCCCTGTAACGGTAGTCTCATCAAAAGAAGCAGCTGAAGAAGTGCTCAGAACTCATGACCTAGACTGTTGCACGAGGCCTAATCTTGCCGGACCGAGGCTAATCTCTCGGGGTTATAAAGATATCGGTTTTACCCAATACAGTGAAGAGTGGAAAGAGCGGCGTAAGTTTTTGGTGCGCGAGCTTTTCTCTTTGAAAAAGGTTCAGTCTTCAAGATATATCAGAGAGGAAGAGTGTAACTTCATGGCCAAGAAACTGTTCGAATCCGCAGTTGATCGATCTACAGTCGATTTGAGCAAAACTCTTTACTGGCTAACCGCGAGTATCTTCTTTAAACTTGCTTTCGGACATAGTTTCCACGAGAGCAAGTTTGTCGATCAAGAAAAGATCGATGAGCTCGTGTTCGAAGCCGAGACTGCCCTAGCTAGTTTCACTTGCTCTGATTTCTTCCCCGTCGCCGGAGTTGGATGGCTTGTTGACTTGCTTTCTGGACAACACAAGAGACTCAAAAATGTTTTCTTCAAGCTCGATGCCATGTTTCAACATATGATCGATGATCATTTGAGTCCTGAAAGATCTTCAAAATATCACGATGACATTATAGTTTCAATGTTGGATGTGATCCATACACAAGAAAAGGATGATTCCTTAAAGCTAACAGTAGATCATATGAAGGGGGTTCTCACG AATATATTTCTTGGTGGGATAGACACAGGGGCCGTCACTATGATATGGACAATGACGGAACTCGCTAGAAACATGGAAGTGATGAAGAAAGTTCAAGGCGAGATCCGAGACCGCTTTGGAAACAGTAAGGAGAGAATCACCGAAGAAGATATTGGTAAGGTTCCTTACTTGTACCTCGTGATCATGGAAACATTCAGGTTGCACCCAGCACTTCCTCTTCTGCTTCCAAGGGAAACTATGGCTCACATCAAGGTTCAAGGCTATGATATTCCTCCGAAGAGACGGATCTTGGTCAATGCTTGGGCGATAGCTCGAGATCCCAAGATTTGGAAAAACCCGGAAGAGTTTAATCCCGAGAGGTTTATAGATAATCCTGTGGGCTATAGGGGACAGAATTTTGAATTCTTACCATTTGGCTCTGGTCGAAGGATGTGTCCCGGGATAACAATGGGGATGGCTACGGTTGAACTGGGACTCTTGAACTTACTTTACTTCTTTGACTGGAAGTTGCCTGATGGGATGACGGAGAGAGACATCGATATAGAAGAAGCTGGTACTCTTACGGTCGTCAAGAAAGTACCTCTTAAGCTGGTCCCGGTTCTTAGTTCACTGGTTACACCAAACTCCAGTTTCAGAAAATGA